In Pseudophryne corroboree isolate aPseCor3 chromosome 7, aPseCor3.hap2, whole genome shotgun sequence, a single window of DNA contains:
- the LOC134944516 gene encoding uncharacterized protein LOC134944516: MMKIILFAIFLLVSLLTMGTQGRPIYPSEGSAEAPLAQAAQSRSFDWHQVTLDWKTVGTIIGFIGLVILAGMCLCCTAYFQALKECLSNAFHRLIYGVVQHDIETLMQQHLPQRAHRYLELDDDDDEDEEPRGKDHYHVKHEMGHHQRDHRQKHHVAGRHNIVRNGRKDPRQMKKEQKPSIKKILKKPIQKLNVKKLVPKAPKIVQKLKAPKFIKKMRR, translated from the exons ATGATGAAGATTATTCTTTTTGCTATTTTTCTCCTGGTGAGCTTGCTCACCATGGGGACCCAAGGCCGGCCTATATATCCATCTGAAG GCTCGGCAGAGGCGCCATTGGCGCAAGCTGCTCAATCGAGGAGCTTTGATTGGCATCAAG TTACACTGGACTGGAAAACCGTGGGTACCATCATCGGTTTCATTGGACTAGTGATACTTGCCGGAATGTGCCTTTGCTGTACTGCATA cttccaagCACTAAAGGAGTGTCTGAGTAACGCCTTCCACCGGCTGATTTACGGAGTAGTGCAACATGACATTGAGACACTAATGCAGCAACATCTACCCCAGCGAG CACACAGATACCTGGAattggacgatgatgatgatgaagatgaagaaccCCGTGGAAAAGATCACTACCATGTGAAACACGAGATGGGACATCATCAGAGAGACCACCGCCAGAAACACCATGTAGCGGGGCGTCATAACATCGTACGCAACGGGAGAAAGGACCCCAGGCAGATGAAGAAAGAACAAAAACCATCAATAAAGAAGATCTTAAAGAAGCCCATCCAGAAGCTGAATGTAAAAAAATTGGTGCCGAAAGCACCAAAGATCGTCCAGAAACTGAAGGCGCCCAAATTCATCAAAAAAATGAGGCGCTAA